A part of Aegilops tauschii subsp. strangulata cultivar AL8/78 chromosome 2, Aet v6.0, whole genome shotgun sequence genomic DNA contains:
- the LOC109732120 gene encoding ferredoxin-thioredoxin reductase, variable chain: protein MATATATAGASPSTSSSLLLRRPLPPNSTAARCLAPPRCRARLRTARQVAVSSVSPSPDVADEEAAAAPKLGKRVRVTAPVRVYHVPKAPDLDLRGREGVVKQYVGVWKGKRITANRPFRVEFQLKLDGQDKPVRFFAHLREDEFEFVRDE, encoded by the coding sequence ATGGcaaccgccaccgccaccgccgggGCGTCCCCTTCCACCTCCTCGTCGCTCCTCCTCCGTCGACCCCTCCCTCCAAATTCCACGGCCGCGCGTTGCCTCGCGCCACCGCGGTGCCGCGCGCGCCTCCGCACCGCGCGCCAGGTCGCCGTCAGCAGCGTGTCCCCATCCCCCGACGTGGCGGAcgaggaggccgcggcggcgcccAAGCTCGGCAAGCGCGTGCGCGTCACGGCGCCGGTCCGCGTCTACCACGTCCCCAAGGCGCCGGACCTGGACCTCCGCGGCAGGGAAGGTGTGGTCAAGCAGTATGTCGGTGTCTGGAAGGGCAAGCGCATCACGGCCAATCGCCCTTTCCGGGTGGAGTTCCAGCTGAAGCTCGACGGACAGGACAAGCCTGTCCGGTTCTTCGCTCACCTCCGGGAGGACGAGTTCGAGTTCGTCAGAGACGAATAG
- the LOC109732127 gene encoding annexin-like protein RJ4 translates to MATITVPQVVPSPVEDAEALMKAFQGWGTDEQAVIYILAHRDAAQRKLIRLAYEEKYDERLTDRLESELSGDLQTAMGYWVLDPTERQAVIANAATKCIDEEYPVIVEIACANSPAELLEVKRAYHAIYKRSLEEDVAAGATGNLRNLLVALVSAYRYDGDEVNGGLARSEAKIIQADVKNGVTADHGELIRVLGTRSRAQLGATFNCFRDEHGTTVTKALLHAPDTTGYARALRTAARCIADTDKYFAKVLRNAMHKSGTDEESLLRVVVMRAEKDLRGIKDEFHKRASVALEQAIAKETSGDFKTFITALVGTSQ, encoded by the exons ATGGCCACGATCACAGTTCCTCAAGTTGTCCCTTCTCCGGTTGAAGATGCTGAGGCGCTCATGAAGGCCTTCCAAG GATGGGGCACTGACGAGCAGGCAGTGATCTACATACTAGCTCACCGGGACGCGGCGCAGAGGAAGCTGATCCGGCTGGCGTACGAAGAGAAATACGACGAGCGCCTCACCGACCGGCTCGAATCAGAGCTCTCCGGCGATCTTCAG ACGGCGATGGGCTACTGGGTACTCGACCCCACGGAGAGGCAGGCCGTGATCGCCAACGCCGCCACGAAATGCATCGACGAGGAGTACCCCGTGATCGTGGAGATCGCCTGCGCCAACTCGCCCGCCGAGCTCCTGGAAGTGAAGCGGGCCTACCACGCCATCTACAAGCGCTCGCTGGAGGAAGACGTCGCCGCTGGCGCCACGGGAAACCTCCGCAAT CTCTTGGTCGCTCTGGTGAGCGCCTACAGGTACGACGGCGATGAGGTGAACGGCGGGCTAGCGAGGTCGGAGGCGAAGATCATTCAAGCGGACGTGAAAAACGGCGTCACGGCGGATCACGGGGAGCTCATCAGGGTCCTAGGCACCAGGAGCAGAGCCCAGCTCGGCGCCACGTTCAACTGCTTCAGAGATGAGCACGGCACCACCGTCACCAAG GCCCTGCTGCATGCCCCCGACACGACGGGCTACGCGCGTGCGCTGCGGACCGCGGCGAGGTGCATCGCCGACACAGACAAGTACTTCGCCAAGGTCCTGAGGAACGCGATGCACAAGTCGGGGACCGACGAGGAGAGCCTGCTCCGGGTGGTGGTGATGCGCGCGGAGAAGGACCTCAGGGGCATCAAAGACGAGTTCCACAAGAGGGCGTCGGTTGCCCTGGAGCAAGCCATCGCCAAGGAAACCTCCGGTGACTTCAAGACCTTCATCACGGCTCTTGTTGGGACTAGCCAATAA
- the LOC109732121 gene encoding uncharacterized protein has product MGLCLSKKQQRRQEEQPRNAAKKSGTGKEAAPLAPEAKRAPTTAKPAPSRKATAPRAEEPAADKRTVFVVKAAAAAAAAEVASGGDSDGVKRAPPAPAAPVEEAAKPAVVSRVPVRTSSCTKEEVDAILIQCGRLSRSSSASGKAAASGESGAGHRRYSGSKRSYDFDRERRAGGVDDECDWDRLGGGGAASRPSPRRRTPDRKRSASHESRSGAGSGSRRVSRSPGRRGEGAPAAASSVGVERFARQPGKLVSVPAREKGRAPSPVKAAPAGKRYASPTLRSNSPARAAAVANENAGVQPTHGPSLSRSSSRKADHSPYRRNPMSELDENALANIHHTTNTGKPQNQKKPIESVAAVSQRLGERSQITKDKQETAEEAVASDTKAPSARMNATHTVSIVADSVVNNTRAGPGCRSSRRSSRDFDHSGSSFAFMEDAVAPDTRAPSSKINATHSVNIVAESVASTKAGPVGRSSRRSSRDFDHAFLNEAMASETKAPSSRMNATHTVSIVSESVASQKAGPAGRSSRRSSRDFDHNGNSYASLLLEDIQSYHQQNASDTAAAAPAFSLPACVSKACSILEAVADLNSSPSENRSFDLDRSADDKGSANMSCYSAGKAAGAGTHVVESELVVKDDLMEPSLHKYVSVRDIRGEAEPQESAGSNSFAGNPWTCSWEPNSVDSTERTWTASQSNSDDAEQRSGGTVGTPEQSWQSKQESGGRPRLGSAGSAQLGHGGAHRGGGSVARSDARTASANSSSA; this is encoded by the exons ATGGGTCTCTGCCTCAGCAAGAAGCAGCAGCGGCGGCAAGAGGAGCAGCCGCGCAATGCGGCCAAGAAGAGCGGCACCGGGAAGGAAGCCGCCCCGCTAGCCCCGGAGGCGAAGAGGGCGCCGACGACGGCCAAGCCGGCGCCGTCCAGGAAGGCAACTGCGCCCAGGGCGGAGGAGCCGGCGGCGGACAAGCGGACGGTGTTCGTGGTCaaggctgccgccgccgccgcggctgcCGAGGTGGCGAGCGGCGGGGATAGCGACGGGGTGAAGAGGGCGCCCCCCGCTCCGGCCGCGCCGGTCGAGGAGGCAGCGAAGCCGGCGGTTGTTAGCAGGGTGCCCGTGCGGACCTCCAGCTGCACCAAGGAGGAGGTGGACGCGATTCTGATCCAGTGCGGCAGGCTCAGCCGGAGCTCCTCGGCGTCGGGGAAGGCGGCTGCGTCGGGCGAGAGCGGCGCGGGGCACCGGAGGTATTCTGGATCTAAGAGGAGCTACGACTTCGACCGGGAGAGGAGGGCTGGGGGCGTCGACGACGAGTGCGACTGGGACaggctgggcggcggcggcgccgcgtCGAGGCCCTCGCCGCGCCGGAGGACGCCGGACCGTAAGCGGTCGGCGAGCCACGAGAGCCGAAGCGGTGCCGGGAGCGGGAGCAGGAGGGTGAGCCGCTCGCCCGGACGGCGCGGCGAGGGCGCACCCGCGGCGGCGAGCTCCGTGGGCGTCGAGCGGTTCGCGCGGCAGCCCGGGAAGTTGGTGTCGGTCCCGGCCCGAGAGAAAGGGCGCGCGCCGTCACCGGTGAAGGCTGCGCCGGCTGGGAAGAGGTATGCGTCGCCAACCCTGAGGTCCAACTCTCCCGCAAGGGCGGCGGCCGTCGCGAATGAGAACGCCGGGGTGCAGCCGACGCACGGGCCGTCGCTGAGCAGAAGCTCGTCGAGGAAGGCCGATCACTCGCCGTACCGTCGCAATCCCATGTCGGAGCTCGACGAGAACGCTCTGGCCAACATCCACCACACCACCAACACCGGCAAGCCCCAAAACCAAAAG AAACCCATCGAGAGTGTCGCCGCCGTTTCACAGAGGTTGGGTGAGCGCTCCCAGATCACGAAGGACAAGCAGGAGACAGCGGAGGAGGCAGTGGCGTCGGACACCAAGGCACCGTCCGCGAGGATGAACGCGACGCACACGGTGAGCATTGTGGCCGACAGCGTCGTCAACAACACGAGGGCGGGGCCTGGGTGCCGGTCGTCGCGGCGGTCCTCGCGGGACTTCGACCACAGCGGCAGTTCTTTCGCCTTCATGGAGGATGCCGTTGCGCCAGACACCAGAGCCCCGTCTTCCAAGATCAACGCGACGCACTCGGTGAACATTGTGGCCGAGAGCGTCGCGAGCACAAAGGCGGGGCCGGTGGGCCGGTCGTCGAGGAGGTCGTCCCGAGACTTCGACCACGCCTTCCTGAATGAGGCCATGGCGTCGGAGACAAAAGCACCGTCGTCCAGGATGAACGCGACGCACACGGTGAGCATCGTGTCGGAGAGCGTTGCCAGCCAGAAGGCCGGGCCGGCAGGCCGGTCGTCGAGGCGGTCATCCCGCGACTTCGACCACAACGGCAACTCCTATGCCTCCCTGCTCCTCGAAGACATCCAGAGCTACCACCAGCAGAACGCCAGCGACAcggccgcggcggcgccggcgttCTCGCTCCCGGCGTGCGTGTCCAAAGCCTGCTCCATCCTTGAAGCGGTCGCGGACCTCAACTCCTCTCCATCGGAGAACAGGAGCTTCGACCTGGACCGGTCGGCCGACGACAAGGGCTCGGCCAACATGAGCTGTTACAGCGCCGGGAAGGCGGCGGGAGCGGGCACGCACGTCGTCGAGTCCGAGCTCGTTGTCAAGGACGACCTCATGGAGCCGAGCCTGCACAAGTACGTGTCCGTGCGGGACATCCGCGGCGAGGCCGAGCCGCAGGAGTCCGCCGGGAGCAACAGCTTCGCCGGCAACCCGTGGACGTGCTCGTGGGAGCCCAATTCCGTCGACTCCACCGAGCGGACGTGGACGGCCTCGCAGTCCAACAGCGACGATGCCGAGCAGCGCAGCGGCGGCACGGTCGGCACACCTGAACAGTCTTGGCAGAGCAAGCAGGAGTCCGGTGGCCGTCCGCGGTTGGGCTCTGCCGGCAGCGCTCAGCTCGGGCACGGTGGTGCTCATCGGGGCGGCGGCAGCGTCGCGCGATCCGATGCTCGGACTGCCTCGGCGAACTCTTCTAGCGCTTAG